The sequence ACCCGGACCGCCGCCCCGTCCGAGAGGCGTCACGCAGCGGGGTCGGTCAGGCACTTGCCGCAGGCAGTGACCGGGAACGGATGGTCAATTTCCGGTTCGGGTCGCTCCTTTGCCGGGCGATCAGTAGCCTCTGCTCGAACACCGGATCGCCTGTCCCTGTCGCCTACGCCTTGGAGAGATACATGGAGCGTCCCGCCTGGGCGCCACGGAGCATCGACATCTCGGTGCCGAGCGTCTCGCGTATCTACGACTACTACCTGGGCGGATCGCACAATTTCGAGGTGGACCGGGAAGCGGCCCGCAAGGCAATGGAGTTCATGCCGGGCCTGCCGAAGATCATGCAGGCCAACCGGGCGTTCATGCGCCGGGCCGTGCGCTTCGCGGCAGAGGAGGGCATCGACCAGTTCCTCGACATCGGCTCCGGCATCCCGACGTTCGGCAACGTCCACGAGGTGGCCCGGGCCGCCGTACCGGGCGCACACGTCGTCTACGTCGACCACGATCCGGTGGCGGTCGCGCACAGCCAGGCGGTGCTGGAGGGGAACGAGAGCGCCGATGTGATCGCCGCCGACCTGCGCAAGCCCCAGGAGATCCTCTCCAGTCCGCAACTGGAGCACCTCATCGACCTGAATCGGCCAGTGGCCCTGCTCCTCGTTGCCATACTGCATTTCGTGGAAGACGCGGACGACCCGTACGGTGCGGTGGCGGAACTGCGCGAGGCGCTGGCGCCCGGCAGCCTGCTGATCCTCACCCATGCCTCGTACGAGGGAATCCCGTTGCCACCGGAGCGAGCCGAGGGCGCGGTAGACGTATACAGGGACATTCGCAACCCGCTGATCATGCGCTCGCGCGACGAGATCGCGCGGTTCTTCGAGGGGTACGACATGGTGGAACCCGGACTGGTGCCGATGCCGCACTGGCGCCCGGAGTCGGAGCCGGAGGACGAGGATCCGTATGCCTTCTCCGGATTCGCCGGCGTGGGGCGTACGGCGTGAGCGCGGAACCGGACGGGCCCGAGGGCAGACTGCGCCGGCTGACGACGATCTGGAGCCGGTCCCTCTTCCCGGTCACCTCCACGTCCCGCACCCGCGCCGAGTTCGAGGAGGAACTCCTCCCGCTCGCACGCCGGTTGAGCGGCCTGCTGCGGGCCCGCAGCTTCGACGCCGAGGAGGCCAAGGCGGTCGGCGCCGCCCTGGTCGAGGCGCACTGCACCGACCCCGAGGCGCTCACCCGCACCCTGGACTGCGTCGACGCCTATCTGGTGCTCTACTGCGGCGAGGACGGCCCCCAGGACGAACTGCGCATGCGGTCCTCGCGGTTGCAGCACGCCATGGCCGCCGGGTACGCGCAGGCGCTGCGCGAGCGCACGCTGTCCGAGCAGGAGGCCATCGCCCAGGCCGCGCTGCGGGCCCAGGGCGTGGTGGCGCAGGCGCTGCACGCCAGCGAGGCCCGGTTCCGCGCCGTCTTCGAGGGCGCGGCCATAGGTATCGGCATCGCCGATCTGGACGGCAACGTACTCCAGGTCAACGGGGCCCTGCTGCGCATGTTCGGACTCTCCGCACAGACCCTGCGCGGCCGCAGGGTCCTCGACTGGACCCACCCCGAGGACGCTCCGCAGACCTGGAAGCTCTACGACGAGCTGGTGCGCGGCGAGCGTGAGCACTACCACGTGGAGAAGGCCTTCAACCGGCCCGACGGCACCGTCCTGTGGACCAACTTGACGGTCTCCCTGCTGCGCGATGCCGACGGCAACCCGCAGTACCAGCTCGCGCTCATGGAGGACACCACCGAGCGGCGCCTGCTCCACCTCCGGCTGCGCTACGAGGCCACGCACGACGCGCTCACCGGACTGCCCAACCGAACATTGTTCTTCGAGCGCCTGGAGAAGGTGCTGGGCGCGGGCGAGGGGCAGCGCTTCGGCCTGTGCTACCTCGACCTGGACGGCTTCAAGACCATCAACGACAGCCTCGGCCACGCCGCAGGCGACCGGCTGCTGGTGGAGGTCGCCGACCGGCTCCAGTCCTGCGCGACCGCGCCCGGCGAGATGGTCGCCCGGCTCGGCGGCGACGAGTTCGTGGCCCTGACCACGGGGCCCGGCACCGAGCGCAAGGTCGACGAACTCGCCGAACGCATCATGAACGCGCTGATCACCCCGGTCAGCATCGACGGCCGGGACCTGCTGGTGCGCGGCAGCCTCGGCATCGTGGAGGGCCCGGCGGGCGAACGCACCGCCGCGGAGGTCCTGCGCAGCGCCGACATCACCATGTACCGGGCCAAGTCGGCGGGCGGCAACCGCTCGGAACTCGCCGACCCCGAGGCCGACGCCCGCGCGATCACCCGGCACGGCCTCACCACCGCCCTGCCGACGGCCCTGGAGCGCGGCGAGTTCTTCATCGAGTACCAGCCTCTGGTCCATCTCGGCGACGGCAGCGTACGCGGCGCCGAGGCGCTCGTGCGCTGGCTGCACCCGCAGCACGGTGTCCTCGGACCCGACCGCTTCATCCCGCTCGCCGAGCACACCGGCCTGATCGTCCCGCTCGGCCGCTGGGTCCTGGAGGAGTCCATCCGTCAGGCTCGTGAATGGCGAGAACGCTACGGCGAGGAGACGACCGCGGGGCCGCTGCGCATCAACGTCAACCTGTCGCCCTGCCAGCTCAGCCATCCCGGCCTGGTCCAGGACACGGTGGACATCCTCGAACGTTCGGGCGTCACCCCGGACGCCCTCTGCCTGGAGGTCACCGAGTCGGCCCTGATCGGCGCCGACGACGATCTGCTCAAACCCCTGCGCCGGCTCGCCGAGATGGGCGTCGACATCGCCCTGGACGACTTCGGCACCGGCTACTCCAACCTCGCCAACCTGCGCCGCCTCCCGGTGAGCATCCTCAAACTGGACCGCTCCTTCACCCGGGGCATGCAGCAGTTCCCGGCCGATCCCGTCGACCTGAAGATCGTCGAGGGCATCGTTTCCCTGGCCCACAGCCTCGACCTGGCGGTGACCGTGGAGGGCGTGGAGACGGGAGCCCAGGCCGAACAACTCCGCATACTGGGCTGCGACACGGCCCAGGGCTGGTACTACGCGAGGCCGGGCCCACCGGAGAGACTGCACGACTTGGCTTTGGTGGACGCGAACGGCTGAGTTGGGGGGTGTGGGGGGCGCAGCCCCCCCACAAAGGGGCGCGGGGAACTGCGCGAGCAACCACAAGCGACCCGGACCCCCCGACGGCGCTACCCAGGCACACGCAACCGGGCTTCACCGCTCAAGCAACATCCGCTGCAACTCCCGAGCGGCCCGAGGCGGAGCCACATCACTGCGATGAGCCAGCGCGATGGTGCGATGCAGCCCCGGCCGAGCCAACGGAGTGACCCGCAGCCCCCGCCCGGACCGACTGGCGACCATCCGCGGCACCACAGCGACACCGAGCCCCGCCCGCACAAACCCCAGTACCGCGTCCATCTCGCCCCCCTCCACGGCGAACTCCGGCTCGAACCCGGCGGAGCGACACGCGGCCACCGTCAGTTCGCGCAGGTCGTAGCCGTGCCGGAACATCACGAGGCGCTCGCCCTCCAGATCCCCGATCTCGACCACCCGGCCACCCCGCCCCGGTGCCCGCACCTCGGGTGAGGACACCACCACGAGATCCTCCCGCAGCAGCTCCACCGTCGTCAGCGCGGGCGCGGGCGTCGGCAGCGGCAGCACGACCAGGGCGAGATCCAGGGCTCCGCGCGCCAGCTCCCGTACGAGGTCGTGCGACCCGCCCTCCTCGATCAGCAGCTGGATGCCGGGGTAGCGGTCGTGGAAGGCGCGCAGGACATCGGGCAGCAGGCCCGTGCACAGGCTCGGCGTCGCCCCCAGCCGCACCCGTCCCCGCCGCAGCTGCACCAGTTCCTGCACCTCGTGCCGGGCCGTGTCCGCGTCGGCCAGGATCCGGCGGGCCAGCGGCAGCAGGGCCTCGCCCGCGTCGGTGAGCGTGATGTTGCCCCGGGCGCGCAGGAACAGGTCGGCGCCCAGCTCCCGCTCCAGCGCCTTGATCTGCTGGGAGAGGGAGGGCTGGGCGACATGGACGAGCTCGGCGGCCCGGGTGAAGTGCCGGGTCTCGGCGACGGCCACGAAGTACTGGAGCTGCTGGAACTGCATGGCTCCACGATAGCCTCCACCTATTGAATCCAGCTGGACCATGTCTTGGACCGATGGGGCCGAAGGGCCCTAGCGTCTTGTGGCATGGCTCTGGCAACGCGGACGGACCGACGGCCGTCCATGGCGCGCACCGTGTGGGACAGCACCGTCGGCAAGAAGACGGTGATGGCCGTCAGTGGCGTGATCATG is a genomic window of Streptomyces griseochromogenes containing:
- a CDS encoding SAM-dependent methyltransferase; translated protein: MERPAWAPRSIDISVPSVSRIYDYYLGGSHNFEVDREAARKAMEFMPGLPKIMQANRAFMRRAVRFAAEEGIDQFLDIGSGIPTFGNVHEVARAAVPGAHVVYVDHDPVAVAHSQAVLEGNESADVIAADLRKPQEILSSPQLEHLIDLNRPVALLLVAILHFVEDADDPYGAVAELREALAPGSLLILTHASYEGIPLPPERAEGAVDVYRDIRNPLIMRSRDEIARFFEGYDMVEPGLVPMPHWRPESEPEDEDPYAFSGFAGVGRTA
- a CDS encoding putative bifunctional diguanylate cyclase/phosphodiesterase — protein: MSAEPDGPEGRLRRLTTIWSRSLFPVTSTSRTRAEFEEELLPLARRLSGLLRARSFDAEEAKAVGAALVEAHCTDPEALTRTLDCVDAYLVLYCGEDGPQDELRMRSSRLQHAMAAGYAQALRERTLSEQEAIAQAALRAQGVVAQALHASEARFRAVFEGAAIGIGIADLDGNVLQVNGALLRMFGLSAQTLRGRRVLDWTHPEDAPQTWKLYDELVRGEREHYHVEKAFNRPDGTVLWTNLTVSLLRDADGNPQYQLALMEDTTERRLLHLRLRYEATHDALTGLPNRTLFFERLEKVLGAGEGQRFGLCYLDLDGFKTINDSLGHAAGDRLLVEVADRLQSCATAPGEMVARLGGDEFVALTTGPGTERKVDELAERIMNALITPVSIDGRDLLVRGSLGIVEGPAGERTAAEVLRSADITMYRAKSAGGNRSELADPEADARAITRHGLTTALPTALERGEFFIEYQPLVHLGDGSVRGAEALVRWLHPQHGVLGPDRFIPLAEHTGLIVPLGRWVLEESIRQAREWRERYGEETTAGPLRINVNLSPCQLSHPGLVQDTVDILERSGVTPDALCLEVTESALIGADDDLLKPLRRLAEMGVDIALDDFGTGYSNLANLRRLPVSILKLDRSFTRGMQQFPADPVDLKIVEGIVSLAHSLDLAVTVEGVETGAQAEQLRILGCDTAQGWYYARPGPPERLHDLALVDANG
- a CDS encoding LysR family transcriptional regulator, translating into MQFQQLQYFVAVAETRHFTRAAELVHVAQPSLSQQIKALERELGADLFLRARGNITLTDAGEALLPLARRILADADTARHEVQELVQLRRGRVRLGATPSLCTGLLPDVLRAFHDRYPGIQLLIEEGGSHDLVRELARGALDLALVVLPLPTPAPALTTVELLREDLVVVSSPEVRAPGRGGRVVEIGDLEGERLVMFRHGYDLRELTVAACRSAGFEPEFAVEGGEMDAVLGFVRAGLGVAVVPRMVASRSGRGLRVTPLARPGLHRTIALAHRSDVAPPRAARELQRMLLER